A genomic window from Quercus lobata isolate SW786 chromosome 10, ValleyOak3.0 Primary Assembly, whole genome shotgun sequence includes:
- the LOC115965228 gene encoding uncharacterized protein LOC115965228, translating to MKFPNSQVFRKALREYVIQNHIDVKWKLNEKKKISVHCKNNYGWRCYASMVTGECTFEIKTLYPECTCPLSFKNGQVTSAYVAKRYLEDFGKNPNWEVSGVKHHVMQKISINLSLSQVYRSRKAARGLITRNKEAQYGLLRDYAEMILRIDVGSRVILQTEMENENAEPKFKRMYIRYNAQKVDFLGGCRSFVGLDGCHLKGRFGGQLLSAITKDGNDNIFPVAMAVAR from the exons ATGAAGTTCCCAAACTCCCAGGTGTTTAGGAAGGCTTTGAGAGAGTATGTGATTCAGAATCACATTGATGTCAAGTGGAAgttgaatgagaagaagaagatttctgTACATTGTAAGAACAATTATGGATGGAGGTGTTATGCCTCAATGGTGACTGGAGAGTGCACATTTGAGATCAAGACACTTTATCCTGAGTGTACCTGCCCCTTATCATTTAAAAATGGGCAAGTTACATCAGCCTATGTGGCAAAAAGGTATTTGGAGGATTTTGGTAAGAATCCTAATTGGGAGGTCTCAGGTGTTAAGCACCATGTGATGCAGAagatttcaattaatttaagtCTTAGTCAGGTGTATAGATCAAGGAAGGCAGCTAGGGGGTTAATTACTAGGAATAAAGAGGCTCAATATGGCCTACTTAGAGATTATGCAGAAATGATATTAAGGATAGATGTAGGAAGTAGGGTGATTCTGCAAACAGAGATGGAAAATGAGAATGCAGAGCCCAAGTTTAAAAGGATGTACATTAGGTACAATGCTCAGAAGGTTGACTTTCTAGGTGGTTGTAGATCCTTTGTTGGGCTAGATGGATGCCACTTGAAGGGTAGGTTTGGTGGGCAATTATTGTCTGCCATTACCAAGGATGGAAATGACAATATATTCCCAGTGGCAATGGCTGTG GCCAGATGA
- the LOC115963409 gene encoding outer envelope pore protein 37, chloroplastic-like: protein MVDSTSDPPPPYPNQLVPRISPPPPSLPPPPPPPQPQAQPCKFTFPPLTRPPIRVTTEFDSDSFLFFHKISCKFLDNLAKLKLSFQNDSQGEIIQPQLSFITKHLSVHYDFEEFNALLKSSLQLGSRLQLRALHDVKAHQGELSMVANIADPGYAFELTSPVPSSVPRATLKFPLGEVSLEEREEEEVKRTLSVNGIFKGHILNGVCTAQYKDEDLNLRYAYKDEQLSFIPSVSLPSNVFSFAFKRRFGPSDKLSYWYNFDSKYWSAVYKHVHGKDFKFKAGYDSEVRLGWASLWVGDEGGKAKTAPMKMKVQFMLQVPQDNIGSSALMFRVKKRWDI from the exons atgGTGGATTCAACATCAGACCCACCTCCCCCGTACCCCAACCAGCTGGTCCCACGAAtatctcctcctcctccatcactaccaccaccaccaccgccaccacaaCCACAAGCACAGCCCTGCAAGTTCACGTTCCCTCCTCTAACGAGGCCCCCCATAAGAGTAACCACCGAGTTCGACAGTGACAGCTTCCTCTTCTTCCACAAAATCTCTTGCAAGTTCCTTGACAACTTGGCCAAGCTCAAGCTCTCTTTCCAAAACGATAGCCAGGGCGAGATTATCCAACCCCAACTCAGCTTCATCACCAAACACCTCTCTGTTCACTACGATTTTGAGGAATTCAATGCTCTCCTCAAATCCTCTCTCCAGCTCGGTTCTAGGTTGCAGCTTCGTGCTCTCCATGATGTCAAG GCACATCAAGGAGAGCTGTCAATGGTTGCAAACATTGCTGATCCTGGCTATGCGTTTGAATTGACATCTCCAGTCCCGTCTAGTGTG CCCAGAGCAACCCTTAAATTTCCCCTTGGTGAAGTATCAttagaagaaagagaagaggagGAAGTCAAAAGAACATTGTCTGTGAATGGGATTTTTAAAGGCCATATTTTGAATGGAGTCTGCACTGCTCAATACAAGGATGAAGATTTGAATCTAAGATATGCCTACAAG GACGAGCAATTGTCATTCATCCCAAGTGTTTCTTTACCTTCAAATGTATTTTCATTTGCATTCAAGCGCCGGTTTGGTCCTTCAGATAAATTGAG CTACTGGTACAATTTTGATTCCAAATACTGGAGTGCTGTGTACAAGCACGTACATGGCAAAGACTTCAAGTTTAAAGCTGGTTATGATTCAGAGGTGCGCCTTGGCTGGGCCTCTCTTTGG GTTGGAGATGAAGGTGGCAAAGCAAAGACGGCGCCAATGAAGATGAAAGTTCAATTCATGCTCCAAGTGCCACAAGACAACATTGGCTCTTCAGCCTTGATGTTCCGGGTCAAAAAAAGATGGGACATATGA
- the LOC115963410 gene encoding outer envelope pore protein 37, chloroplastic-like yields the protein MASYWYNFDSKYWSAVYKHVHGKDFKFKAGYDSEVRLGWASLWVGDEGGKAKTAPMKMKVQFMLQVPQDNIGSSALMFRVKKRWDI from the exons ATGGCCAGCTACTGGTACAATTTTGATTCCAAATACTGGAGTGCTGTGTACAAGCACGTACATGGCAAAGACTTCAAGTTTAAAGCTGGTTATGATTCAGAGGTGCGCCTTGGCTGGGCCTCTCTTTGG GTTGGAGATGAAGGTGGCAAAGCAAAGACGGCTCCAATGAAGATGAAAGTTCAGTTCATGCTCCAAGTGCCACAAGACAACATTGGCTCTTCAGCCTTGATGTTCCGGGTCAAAAAAAGATGGGACATATGA